In the genome of Methylococcus sp. EFPC2, the window CTCGCCTGGCTGGTCGACGAGAAACAGATTGCCCCGCACGTGCCGGTCTGGGACAAGTCCGAACGTCAGGACGGCACCTTCTCGCGCAGCGACTTTGACTGGTGCGAGCAAGAAAACGAATACCGCTGTCCCGCAGGAAAGCCGCTGCGGAGTGAATGGCGACCGTTCAAGCACCCGCGTACGCACATCACCCAAGCCGACACCATCATTTACCGCTCCAGTCAGCGAGACTGCGCGAGTTGTCCGCTGAAGGCGCGCTGCTGCCCGAACACCACATTCCGCAAGATCGTCCGCAGCATCCATGAGAAGGCGCGCGAGGTGGCCCGGAACATCGCCACGACCGGTGCCTACCGGCGATCCATGAAAGAGCGCAAGAAGGTGGAAATGCTGTTCGCCCATCTCAAGCGCATCCTCCGGCTCGACAAGCTGCGTCTGCGTGGCTTCAGCGGCGCCAGCGACGAGTTCCTGTTGGCGGCGACTGCCCAGAATTTGCGAAGAATGGCGAAATGGCTGATGCCAATGGCACCAAAAGCCGTCGAAGTACCCGCATAACGGCGGGACAAGCCCGCCTTACCCGGAAAAACCGATCGACTGTCGCCGAAATGGCTCGCCAAGCTATCATCGGTTACTCGCCACCCGCGATAGCAAAGGGAGTTTTTCAACGCAATCGGCCGTTGGCTGCCCGTCAGCCCGCATCGCGACCGAAGTGCTTCTGCCGGCGCAAGGCCAACCCGGCACGAACGAGCGCCGATTCGAAGTCCGGGAAGTCCTTGGCGGCATATCCTTTCTGTAACCCAATCCACTTCAGCGTTTCCAACCTCTCCCCTGAATCGGAGCACTCGGTAGACAGGAAACCCAGCGGCTGCAGTGAATCAGGACCACTCTGCAGAGCTGCGCGCTGCGCCCGAGAGAGCTGACGGAACCTCACTCCAGTCCGTACAAAGAACCCGGGGGACGGCGGACAAATTATTGGAAATTGCCTGAAACGATGCAGCCGTCAGTCACAACAACCACCGACTGAAAGCCGGTGATCGTTGAGTCGCATTCAATTTCTCCCCACTTCTCGGCCTCATTGCACCGTCAGCAGCAGAACCGCATCCTCCCAGCCCGATGGTTTCTGAAATGCATAGATGCCGCGGTTGGCCACAAGGCTAGGCTCCGCGGTGGTATTCCAGGCGTTGCTGACCGGGTTGTACCATTTCGCGCTCACCGGTCCGGCGAAGTCCCTCAGGTCCAGGGTGATCTGCCAGTTTTCGGGGAGGTAGGCCACCCCCAGACGGCCGTCCGGCGTCTTGGCGAAAGCCATCCGGTTTAGCGGGTTCGACGACTGGTCATAAATGAGTTGATGTTGGGGAACCAGATTCCACCAGGCCATGCCGGAGAAAAAGTCGAACCAATAGCGCATCTGGGTGGCGCCGGGTCGGGCGAGCGCGGTATCGAGCGGCCAGCCGATCGTTGCCTGGTTGCCCGTATTGCCCCAGTTCCAGACGCCACCGGCGCCATAGGTAATGCCCTTGGATCCCGACAGCATCGCGAGATAGGCCATGCTCCGCGGCAGCCGAACGGGATAGGGCTGCTGGTAGTAGAGGTTTTCTCCGTTTTGCAGCCGCATACTGTCGTACACTCCCTCCATGTTAATGACCGGTTTGCGCGGTGCTTGGTTATACAGCGCGAGAGTCCAGTCGATCGCGTTTTGGACGGCCACCGGCGCGGAAAAGGCTTTCCGAGGCTCCTTGAGATAGGGATCATGGACCCAGCCGTTGCCGGACTGCAAGCCGGCGAAATCCGTGTAGCGCTTGTCATGAAAAGCTTGCGCGGGGTCAAATTTGACCCGTGGGTGCGCCGAAACAAGATGTCCGGGCGCGCTGGCCGCGAGTTCGGCGCCGGCAGCATCGATCTGCGGCGTGGGTATGCCGTCAGCCACCGGCGCATACACGACGAAATAGCCGTTCATGCGCGCCGCGAGATTACGGGCAAAACGGCGCACCTCCGTGGTGTTCGTCTTGGGAAATCCGGGGCCTGGTTCGGCGATCGCCGTGAAGTAGACCATTAGGCCCTGGCTGTTGGCATAGCGTACCTTTCTCTCGACTTCCCGCCAGTAGGCCGGGTTCCACTGGAGGCTCGGACCCGACCCCATGAACGGCGCATTGCCGCTGCGGTCCCTCGACCGCTTCACCCAACCTTGCCCAGTGTGGACTTGAATGACATTGAAGTTCTGCTTCTTGCGCAAGTCGATGTAGGACTCCCATTCCGATGGCGAGGCGGCGATCAGAGCGGACCAGGCCGTATCGCCCAGCCACAGGAAGGGTTTGCCGTTTGCGTAGGTCAGATAGCGCGCATCGGCGCTGACCTTCGGGTATCCAGACGCATAGAGCGGGTTGCTTCCGGCGAAGGGGGTCACGGTCACCGTCCCGGTGCGGTGGTGAAGCCCGGCGTTGGCGGCATCGGAGGCGGTGGTTCGCCAGGTCCAGACGCCCGGCTTGGGGAACATGGCTTGCAGGCGAAAGGTGCTGCCGCCATCCCAGAAGGCCTTGCCTGTCGTGTGCTCGCCGGTTGGCGCCGTGTAGGTCACTGAAACCGTCACGTTGGCATAGGGGTTGGCATACGGCCGAGTGCTGGTGAGACTTGCCTCCCAAGGCGCCCAGGTTTCGACCGCCGAAGCACGGTCAGGCCATTGGATCGCAAAGGTGAAAAAGAGCACAAACAGAAACCGAAATCCAGACATGACACTCCTCTGAAGGCCAAAAGTGCAGCAATGCCAAATTTCTTGGCAGTTTTCTCGAACGTACAAAGGTCCGTCCGGTGGCAATGTCGGGCTTGGTGGCAAGGTGCTGAAGTCAGATGTTGAGCGTCTTACACACCGTCCGCATCCTGATTTCGTAGTGGCGGGAAGGCTTGCTGCCCTGTCTTTCCTTCACGGCTTCGGCCCCAGCGACCAGCCCTGCGCTTCGCCCTGGCTGCGAATGCTCGGGACGTCCAGCGGCGCCATGCGCTTCATGTTGCGATCCAGGGTATCGAGCCGGGTACCGTCCGCGTTGAAGCGGCTACCCTTGCCGGTCAATCTTTCCAGATTGAGCTTGTGGGCGGCATTGGCGGCGGTGGGCAGGCGGTCGGTTTCCTTGAGGATGGCGATCCATTCGTCCAGGTTGACCTTGTTCCAGTCCACCCTGGCCAGACTCTCGATGAGAATGCCGCTGCAGTCGGGGTCCTTCTTGTCGCCGAAGGTCAGGCCCAGCTGCGGGCGGATCTGCTCTTGGAGGATGCGCGCCAGGGGCGAAGCAAAGCAGCAATAGCTTTCCTTGTCGCCGATGCACTTGCCCCAGTCGTTGTGGCCGGTGCACCAGGTGCCCAGATAGACGCAGGCACGCATCGTTTTCTTCGCCGCCAGTTCGAACTCCGACTGCTCGCACTCCCAGATGATGGTGGCGAGGATCTGGATGACGACGTAGACGGTGTAGACGATGGCGATGACGCTCAGGGCGGTGCCTACCGCCGCCGCACCACCGCCGAGTTGCACGCCGCCGCTGGAGGCCTCGGCGGTCAAGGCGCCGGTGGAATCGTAGGCTGCCGCACCGCTGCCGGCGGCACTGAACAGGAGGTTCCCCGCCGCCGCGCCGAAGGTTTCGCCCACCCAGGTGGCGACTTCCCTCATCAACAGCGTCTTGAGCCCATCCATCAGCCCTTCCTTGGCGATGTCGCTGGCGGTGCCGGCCACGTCGGCGGCGATGTCCGAGACGAAATCGACGAAGGGCTTGGAGACTTCGGTCCACTGGTTGACCAGGGGATCACGCAGGGTCTCGTAGGCCGCCCGTACTGCATTGCCCGCATCCAGTCCCTTGATGGCGTTGTCGATCTGGCTGACATTGGTGAGCAGATCCAGATAGGCACCCAGTCCCACGGCCGTGGGGGTATTGCAGCAGTCCACCCAGGTGATGAGCCCGCCGATGCGCTTGCAGGTACGGGCATCGCCCTTGAACACCGTGCAGGTCTTGATGTCGGAGTGTCCGCCCAGGCTACCGTCGGCGCTCTCGCACTGCGTGTCCATGGCCGCTTGCTGGGCTGCGTTGAGGGACGCCACCGCGCGCACGAAGTCCTTGCTCGACTGGCGTTCGACGGCGACGCATTCCTCGCCCATGCAGCGCACCGGCCCCGAGCAACTATGGGAGCTGGTGCCCTCCAGGATGGGAATGGTCGTGGTGCTGCCGCAGTCGTAGAGATCCTTGAACAGATAACAGGTGCCGCTGCCGGTTTCGGCCGATCCCTCCACGCAATCCGAGCGGATGAAGGCACAGCCCCGCGACTCCAGGGCCTTGCAGGTCTCCGTCACCCCGGGCGTCTCGCCGGGACAATGCTGTACCCCGTTGAGATCGGTCCAGCAGCTGGCTCCGGTGCCGCCGAAATCGCAGGTGGCTGACACCTCGAGGCTCATGCAGGTCTGCGGCAGTCCGGCCATCGGGGGCGGCTGCAGATCTGAAGCACAGACCAGCACGCCGTTGTGGGTGAAACAGCGCTCGCCGCGCTCTGGATGGGGTTTGCCCGGATCGTGGGTGCAGGTCGCGACGGGGCTGGTGCACATCCCGTCCCCGATGGCGGTGATCAGTTCTGGACAATGGGCGTTAGACCATTGC includes:
- a CDS encoding DUF4038 domain-containing protein codes for the protein MLFFTFAIQWPDRASAVETWAPWEASLTSTRPYANPYANVTVSVTYTAPTGEHTTGKAFWDGGSTFRLQAMFPKPGVWTWRTTASDAANAGLHHRTGTVTVTPFAGSNPLYASGYPKVSADARYLTYANGKPFLWLGDTAWSALIAASPSEWESYIDLRKKQNFNVIQVHTGQGWVKRSRDRSGNAPFMGSGPSLQWNPAYWREVERKVRYANSQGLMVYFTAIAEPGPGFPKTNTTEVRRFARNLAARMNGYFVVYAPVADGIPTPQIDAAGAELAASAPGHLVSAHPRVKFDPAQAFHDKRYTDFAGLQSGNGWVHDPYLKEPRKAFSAPVAVQNAIDWTLALYNQAPRKPVINMEGVYDSMRLQNGENLYYQQPYPVRLPRSMAYLAMLSGSKGITYGAGGVWNWGNTGNQATIGWPLDTALARPGATQMRYWFDFFSGMAWWNLVPQHQLIYDQSSNPLNRMAFAKTPDGRLGVAYLPENWQITLDLRDFAGPVSAKWYNPVSNAWNTTAEPSLVANRGIYAFQKPSGWEDAVLLLTVQ
- the traN gene encoding conjugal transfer mating pair stabilization protein TraN — protein: MHSGVASFNQDGFFLRGSRVRSAIALCLTIALFFTHLQQAVADAMQDNARLGQEAARQSVSSFPLPAVNESGDTLTLFPGTAQSLDIQAKELFPDAESATASDYTGLYGNDPAAVAAGLDAEGRLKTETSHTGEAYRTLTHGARRSHPDLTNDPVWGSTDYVFGNYDLFAESFADCTSTTVFRDGEKPVNVPDYRTCVRGPSPPPNCTAQRLLQVSEYNATVSVGTDGWDINTWVFDLKTGTGRHIAPSDGNSFVQQVDTLDYDAVCGSGAPYRVRLAKIVDWPEAPVPADYDASYAATVIQKPTCTNGLVGKVRLDDDGGESYYKYAAKFFFTFERVDSDSWQWSNAHCPELITAIGDGMCTSPVATCTHDPGKPHPERGERCFTHNGVLVCASDLQPPPMAGLPQTCMSLEVSATCDFGGTGASCWTDLNGVQHCPGETPGVTETCKALESRGCAFIRSDCVEGSAETGSGTCYLFKDLYDCGSTTTIPILEGTSSHSCSGPVRCMGEECVAVERQSSKDFVRAVASLNAAQQAAMDTQCESADGSLGGHSDIKTCTVFKGDARTCKRIGGLITWVDCCNTPTAVGLGAYLDLLTNVSQIDNAIKGLDAGNAVRAAYETLRDPLVNQWTEVSKPFVDFVSDIAADVAGTASDIAKEGLMDGLKTLLMREVATWVGETFGAAAGNLLFSAAGSGAAAYDSTGALTAEASSGGVQLGGGAAAVGTALSVIAIVYTVYVVIQILATIIWECEQSEFELAAKKTMRACVYLGTWCTGHNDWGKCIGDKESYCCFASPLARILQEQIRPQLGLTFGDKKDPDCSGILIESLARVDWNKVNLDEWIAILKETDRLPTAANAAHKLNLERLTGKGSRFNADGTRLDTLDRNMKRMAPLDVPSIRSQGEAQGWSLGPKP